The Orcinus orca chromosome 1, mOrcOrc1.1, whole genome shotgun sequence DNA window TATTGAATATGTAAATCAATTTGAGAAGTATTGCCATCCTAACAATAttgtcttctgatccatgaatgcctttacatttttaagattttctttaatttccatcACTAATATTTTGTACTTTGAGTATAAGttttaccctttttaaaaaaattaattaatctacttatttacttatttttggctgtgttgggtcttcatcgctgcgcacaggctttctctagctgcggtaagcgggggctacttttcgttgtggtgcgtggacttctcactgcagtggcttctcttgctgtggagcatgggctctaggcatgcaggcttcagtagtgtggctcgtgggctctagagcgcacgctcagtagttgtgtagcacgggcttagttgctctgtggcatgtgggatctttccagaccacggcttgaacctatgtcccctgcactggcaggtggattcttaactactgtgccgccagggaagtcccagttttacccttcttttgttaattttttttgcttcatTCTTTATGAAACtattattataaatggaattttcttaattgcattttcagattgttttcaaatatgtcatATGCTGTAttgtctctttcctctccttttgaGACTCCAATTATATGCAGACTGCTTTACATGCAGATGAACCAGCTCACAGTTAGGTGCAGCCAATAGAAAGTTCTGTAGGACATCCATCTCACCCACAGGTACCTGTTGTCTTTCCTCTTAATCATGTGCCTTTTTGTCCCTGTGATGGTGGAGTTGGCAGACTCACTAGCGAATCTGTCCTACATTCCTTTGCGGAGTGATTTCCTGGAAACCTGGCGTTGCCCCACCACGGCACGCTGTCTGAGAGGAGGTGGTAAATTGTTCCTCTGCCTGAGATGGGggcttctttccttccctggAGTTGTGAGAAAGCTTCTGAGACTCTGGGGCTTTTGAACTTTGGACTTGGCTCAGCAAAAACCCTGATGGTGTGGAACAAAGTTGTTTGAGCCATGAGGGCAACAGAAAGGAAAGTCTGAGATCTGCTCAGCCCAGTCTTCCACTTCTCCATCCCCAGCAGTGACTCCCAAGCCTGGTCAGTGCTTCCCCCAAGGGACAGTTTGGAAAGGGGTGGTGGGTGGCCTGGAGGGCACCCAGTTGTCACACTTTGGGCCTTTTGAGGATGTGGTGGACTTCCTGCCTTGTACAGAGTTCCTGCACAGTGAAGAACTGGTCCGAGCCTACACATCACCTATGTAAAattctggaacattttcatcccccTAGAAGAAACCCCATACCTCTTAGCAGTTATCCCAGTCCCTGCCTGGCAACCACTCACCTTTCAcagtctctatgaatttgccaattctggacatttcatataaatggaatcatacggtaaaaacaacaacaacaacaaaactgctTTATATTATTCCATAGataagggattctttttttttcccctacaatcttttttctctctctactttaGTCTTGATCATTTTCATTGATCTGTCTTCATATTAACTGATCCTTTCTTTTACAGTGTCCAATCTACTGTTAAGACCATTCAGTGAGTTTATTTgacattgtatttttcagttctagaattttcatttgtCCATAACAAATTTCTTTATATGTACAATAGTTTGGTTGACTTTTTCTCCTTGATTATGGGtcacaattttcttaaactttcataaatttcaaacattttgttgcttctttgcatgtctcataaTTTCATATTGTATTCCAGATACTGTTTCTAAAAGAATAGAAGCTAATAAAGTATACTTCTTGCTTATTTCCCAAAAAGTAGAAATCCCTTCCTCTAAGCATTAAAGGAAGTGATCATTCAGATTCTACCTAGAGGAGGGTTGGAGCTGAGTTGCCACTTGAGATTGATTTCACCTGTGATTAACCTAAATGCCAACTTTCCTAGGTGCTGCTTTTTGATCTTGTTAGAATTTGAGCTGGGAAGGTGTTGGTTGCACTTCTAGATATTTGGGGTTCATCTTTAGAGTCAACTCTGATAGGGTCCCAGAATGTAATCACCCCTGAGAATGTGCACAACTACATTATTTATGCTTGTCAGCAATAAGTAATAAACCTCCTCAGCATTAAATCCAGAGGAAATATCCTTCCCCTCTTCCAGGATTCCAAGCAAGAGTCATTCATTGGCTCCAACTGGGTCATGTGCCTGCTGTGGATCATTCTTGAAAATACAGTAAGGACAGAAAGCAAAATTCATGAACTACGTGCACAATTTGCTGCCATTTGTTTATAAAGGGCaaagaaaatgtgtgtatgtatgtgtagacACAGAATCTCTAGGATACTCAAAACACTGATTGCCTCTAGGGAGGGGAACTGGATGCCTGGGGAAGATTTTTCATTATATATCCTTTGTACTGTTTGAATTTTGAGCCACATAAATTACctattcagaaaaattaaatgaaaaattgaaaTGCAGTTGCCAAAATATTTAGTGGTTTCCCTTGTGGCAGTCAGGGTTAAAAAGCAGAGGCCAAAGAAGTTATGAGTCCCATTTACCAGAGTGAAGAGAGGGGGCAAGGGCAGCAAGTAACTTAGTGTTTAATCATCAAGAGCACAGCACCTCACAGCTTTCTCTCCCTCCTGACCCCCCAATCTCAGTCCTACTCTAGTCCAATGTAGttgttcaaaaagatacagccccAACTCTGCTTGTTCTTATTCAAATGCTTAAAGAACAGGGGTTTTGGAGCTGGCTCCTTGCTTTCACCAGTTCATAACACTGCTGTCCTACTTTCTCAAAAAAGCAATTAAGGCACAAAGTTTGCTAAATACACAAAGACAAGAGGCAGTGTTGCTTATCCCAGAGCTGTGTGTTTATGGGTATCTAATGTAAACAAAGGCTTCTGATATTCTGTAAACACATCAAGGCAATGTTTTCCAACAAACACAACTAAGTGTTCTCTATCACTCATTTTTTACCTTTAGGTAAATACAATCTTGTGGGATTTCCGTTCATTCTACAACCCAGAGCTCAAGAATAAAAGATATCTTTGAATGAAAGAGCATGTACCTACCTTAAGACTTGATTAACATTCTACTTTCCTCTCTGGCATTTCCAACTGGCCTCTGCTTTTCCATAAACATGTATGCACCTAAAAGCCATTTGGGGCTTTAAAACTTCAGAAAAGTTTGTGTGTTTACAGCACAGTAAAACAACCTAACACAGGGCCACAGCACAGGATCTTGCTGGAaagcctccagctttattctccATTGTGACTGATTAATGATTAGTTTAAGAAAACtctgcttagggcttccctggtggcgcagtggttgagagtccgtctgccaatgcagggaacacgggttcgtgccccagtccggaaaggtcccacatgccgcgaagcggctgggcccgtgagccatggccgctgagcctgcgcgtccagagcctgtgctccgcaatgggagaggccacagcagtgagaggcctgtgtaccgcaaaaaaataaaagaaaagaaaagaaaaaaaagaaaactctgcttGGCTAACACAAGGAATAAGCAGGGCCCGCTCAAATGCCAAATCCCCTATTTCCAATATTGAGACTAGGACACAATGTATTTTCCCTTTTGAGGAGAACTTACATTCAAGCCTTACAGCTTACATTTATGACTCAAAATGCTGTAAGGCTAACAATGAtcaatctgaaaaaacaaaaaaaaaattgcaaaaacaaTTCGATTTAAAATAGCagtcgcaaaaaaaaaaaaaagaagagatggttttgggcttccctggtgacgcagtggttgagagtccgcctgccgatgcaggggacacaggttcatgccccggtttgggaggatcccacatgccacggagcggctagacccgtgagtcatggccgctgggcctgcgcttccaagcctgtgctccgcaacgggagaggccacaacagtgagaggtctgcgtaccgcaaaataaataaataaataaataaagtaaaatagcatctagggctgccctggtggtgcagcggttgagagtccgcctgccgatgcagggcacacaggtttgtgccccggtccgggaggatcccgcatgccgcggagcggctgggtctgtgagccatggctgctggtcctgcacgtccggagcctgtgctccaccacgggagaggccacggcagtgagaggcccgcgtaccgcaaataaataaataaataaataaaaataaaataaaatagcatctaggggcttccctggtggcacagtggttaagaatctgcctgccaatgcaggggacacgggttcgagccctggtccatgaagatcccacatgctgcagagcaactaaccccatgcaccacaactactgagcctgcgctatagagcacacaagccgcaactactgaccccacatgccacaactactgaagcccgatgcctagagcccatgctctgcaacaaaagaagccactgcaatgagaagcccgtgcactgcaacaaagaggagcccccgctcgttgcaactagagaaagcccacgggcagcaatgaagacccagagcagccaaaaaaaaaaaaaaagaaaaaaaaatagcatctaATAGCtagtcaacaaggacctactgtatagaacagggaactctacccagtactctgtaataacttatatgggaaaagaatctgaaaaacagatatatgtatatgtacaactgaatcactttgctgtacaccgccactgtaaatcgactatactccaacataaaataaaaattttaaaaatagcacctAAAAAAATGCTTAGGAATTAACTTAAGGAGGTGAAAGgtttgtacaatgaaaactatgaaacactgctgaaagaaattaaagacataaataaatggaaagaaatctcatgttcatggactggaagacttactaagatatcagtactaccctaagcaatttacagatttaattcTGTCCCTGTCAAAATCCCAATTTTTTTGCataaatagaaaaacccatcctaaaattcatataggcTCTTAAGCGACCCTGAATAGCCAGAACAATcctgaaaagaacaaagctggagaactCAAATCAGGAGGACTGTTGACTTtgaaacttattacaaagctacagtaatcaaaacagtgtggcactggcataaagacagaaacatggacagacagaacaagagtccagaaataaaccctcacacatATGGCCAaatgacaagggtgccaagatcattcaatgaggaaaagacagtcttttcaacaaatggtgctggaaaatctggatatccacatgcaaaagaatgaattggaCCATTACCTaacactatatttttaaaaatcaattcaaaatggacCCATGACctaaaaaacataaaacttggaaaatatagGGCAAAAGCTTCacaacattggatttggcaatgatttcttggatatgacattaaaggcaacaaaagaaaaaatagaaaattggacttcaggaaaaattttttttaaaaccccaactcaattcaaaaatggacaaaagacttgaatacacatatatccaaataagatatacaaatggtcgaTAAGCACATGACAAGATTCAACATctctagtcattagggaaatgcaaatcaaaattacaatgaggacttccttggtggtgcagtggttaagaatctgcctgccaatgcaggggacatgggtttgatccctggtccgggaagatcccatatgccacggagcagctaagcctgtgcaccataactactgagcctgtgctctagagtccgtgagccacaactactgaaacccacatacctagagcccgtgctctgcaacgagaagccactgcaatgagaagcccatgcaccacaacgaagagtagctcctgctcgctgcaattagagagaatccgcacacagcaatgaagagccaacacagtcaaataaataaatttaatttaaaaataaattaaaaaaaaaaaactacagtgagatacctcACTTCCATTAGGTGGctatcaaaaaaacccagaaaataacaaatgctggtgaagatgtggagaaattagaactcttCTGCAgtactgatgggaatgtaattgaaagcagggtctcaaggAGATATCTGTAtacccatattcatagcagcattattcacaaaagctaaaacatggaagcaacccaagtgtctactgacagatgaatggataagcaagatgtagtatatacatacaatggaatactattcagccttgaaaaggaacaaaattctgatatatgctacatgtatgaagcttgaggacattatgttaggtgacataagccagtcacaaaaagacaaatagtgtatgattccactcataatGAGGTACTtaagagtagtcaaaatcacagagatagaaagtagaatagtggttgccaggtgctagggggaaggaggaacagggagttattgtttaatggatataatttcagttttccaagatgaagagttctagagatggatggtagtgatggttgcacaacaacgtgaatgtacttaataccactgaactgtacacttaaaaatggttaagacgatatattttatgttatgtgtattttaacacaataaaaagtAGTTTAAGAAATGCTGCAGGATATCTGAGGTTTCCATTATATTCTCAACACTTACATTAATTTTCTAGGGTTCATACCTTCCCTTCTACATCTGGAAACATGTTTCtaaggactcccctggtggctcaatggttaagaatctgcctgccaatgcaggggacatgggttcaagccctggtctgggaagatccaaaatgctgtggaacaactaagcctgcgtgccacaaatactgaagcccgagtgctctagggcccgtgtgccgcaactaccgagcccatgtgctgcaactactgaagcccacatgcctagagcctgtgctctgcaacagagaagccactgcaataagaagcccgcacactgcaacgaagagtagcccccgctcgccgcaagcagagaaagcccatgcacagcaacaaagacccaacacagccaaaataaataaataaataaaataaaaacaaaaaccaaagaaaacatgTTCCTAACCATGTCAGTTAGAAGTACTAATATACCACTAATGTATAACACACATAACACACAACACTGATAGCAAATTGAAACAATAGTGTTGCCTCTTAAAAATGAGGTTATCTGAACTTGGCATTTTCTTAAAGCCTTAAATTTACACTTCACAGACCTTAGCGTAAACACACAACCACCCTCTGTACTGCCTCTCCCTCCCGGCCCAAGTTAGTGCTTTACAGAAAATAAACCAGAATCAAACACTGCAACTTCTTAAATGAGTTACCATATTTAAAGTACCTACATAGTAAGCATTCGTTAAGTGCTGCTTATTATTCCCTAGATGCTAATTTTTAAGAGAAACGCATTTTCTCAAACTTAAAAAATAGGTTGCAACCTCAGTACAGAGAAGTATGATCCAAGAGAATATAGAACCAATAGGAGAGAGCAATCCTTTATTTTTAGACACTTTCACAAAAGGGTTTTCAGTACGTAAAGTTTCCAGCAGAGAAGAGAGAACGTGAAAATCAGCCTCCAGCCACCGGCAGCTGCTCTGCTCAGGGTCAAGGATCCTCCTTGCCCAGGTGCTGAGGTGGAGGTGTGTACTTCCCTTCCTTTATTAGCTTATCCCGCTGCCTCTCGATGGCACTCAGACGTTTCATCTGTCAAAGGAAGAAAGTATTTAAACTTGGGGGAGATATGCACTGGAAAGTGAGAGCTGGAGAAGCTGAATACAAAATTGGTTTCATTTTCAAACTATGGAAGTCTTTCATCCTAGAGGGCCTCTGGGATAAACCCCTTCTTTAAAGAACCCATTTCCCAAGCTTTTAACAAATAAATTTCTGGTATATATAATAATATCTCCTTGAAAACTAATAACTAAAATGTTCCTATGATATAGAGGAATACAtgtatttacaaaaacaataCAGATCCAAAGGCTTTAAGAGGTATACTTGTGcatattaaaatcttttaaaatattaaaagctgagATCATCTCACAGCTTATATATTCCTGACCTCTCTATGTGAAGGTGGCACTGCTGCTAGTAACTGTTCACTGGGTATGAATGAAGCAGAAATAGCCAAAGAGGTCTCTGGACCACACTAAAAGAAAGACGTGGTATGTGCTCAGCTACTAGTCACTCGGATAGGCAGAGCCTTGAGTTCTGCCTCTTCTCAGTAGGACATTCCCAATAGAGGAAAGCCATGCTATTCAAGATTGTATGAGAACCCTAATTCATGGATTCTGTGACATGGAAAACAGACTTACTAATCCTGACTGCACTATTCCGTGGCTCAAAACCCAACAGCTTTCATCTTACTGAGAGGAAAAGCTGACTCCTTCCCTGGAATGACTTAAAAAGCCCACGTCTCTGACTTTATCTCTTAATACCCTTCTCCTGGCTCTCTGCTCCAGCTCAGAGACCCTtccacttgctgtttcctctgcccggAACATTCTTCCCTCATGTGCATGTGGTTCACTATCTCaaagtctctgctcaaatgtcttcTATCACTGAGCTCTTTTTGCAGCACTCTATTTAAAAGAGCATACATGCCTTCTCCTGCTTCCTATCCTTCTCCTGTTTATTTTCACCACCGCACTTACCAACACCGGACACACTATTTTCCCTTGTTTGGAAATTTTCTGTATCCCACCGCTCACtgtcacccccacccctgccccactgcCCTGCATATAAGCTCCATTAGGGCAGAGACTTTTGCTTACTGCTGTATTTCCGGTACCTGGAATAGTTACTGACAGAATAGGTgatccagtaaatattttttgagtgaatgACCAGGTTTTCACAAAGGCATGAAGAGGTAGTATGTTCAATTAAACATCCCATGAACTTTAAAGAATTAGTTAGGATGTAActtcagtaggaaaaaaaactCTAGGTATCCTAAATACTAATATAAACAATaaccattttaaaaactgtattcttAACATTTCTCCATTAAAAAGTCTCCCAACAGACTAGTCATGGCTGAGCTATCACACCATCATATGTCAAGTCTTTCTTCCACCTAGAACCAATCACCACTTGGTGTTCTGGATACAAGCACAGGGTCTGGAACCAGCACTGCCAGGTTCAAATGCCATTTCCTCTTACTGGGCTATATGACCTTAGGTAATAGCCTTAATATTTCCCTGCTTCAACTTTTTAAtcatacaatggggaaaataaaCATAATGCATCTCACAGGAGATTATTGTGAGAAATATATGCATTATTACATTCTAAGAACTTAGAACAGCGCTTGATTCTAATTCCTTGATTCACTAGCTTCTTCACTTAGATGACCTCCAAAATGGTAACGTATCTATTCATAAACTCACAGGATGAGGAGTGACCTTAGAGTAACACTTTatatttccagataaggaaaccaagactACAAGAgaaatgacttgctcaaagtcacgaAACTAGTAGTGGCAAAACCAGCATCAAAATCAAGGtctccaaactcccaatctaatGTTCTTCCCGCCTCATCACACTGTCTCTTCTTGGTGTTAATTTTCCATAATGAGTAAAGTCTTAATCTGAGCAAGGAATAAGTGGGGCCCGCAGAAGACAAGTTAAGACATATTGTGAACTAAATAGCTGGTAGGTGGCCAACCATGACCCATCCTTGTCCCTCAGTAATACTACAATATTACTCAATGATCAATATTCCTTTAGAGATCAATACAAAATTATTACCTGACACCCCTTCATTCCTTCCAAATTTGGCTTCACATAATCCAAATGCCAAGAGCAGAttataaaaaacaagaaatttaaaGTTTTTGATACAGATAACTTTGAGAAACATTTAAGTGAAAATCTAAATTGTATCCCTGAACCCCAAGGAGTTAAgagtaataaaaacatttatatttgttatatctggagcacagaaataagcaaaatgatGGCCCACAGCCAAAGATTTCTTCTCTAAGGGAGAACAGGGCCCTACATGTTATGCACATTCAACTCTTGAGGAAGCAGACACCATGCCATTAACCTTTTTTTGCCCCCTGCATTTTTGGTCAGGCTCACCTAAAGCAATCTCATTAACACCTCCATCCTCCCCAGAGTAGAAATCAATCCAGAGATTGTTTTATCAGTTTCAATGTAATAGATCTACAGGATTTTAATCTCTTCCCCAATGAGGATTGGATATATATATTGGGTTGAAATATATTCACCCAAAGATTTTCAAGGACAAACACCCAATGCTGGTTGGTATTCTTTACTTTATAGTCTACgcaaaaatggaaatatacacaTGAAATTTCTAAcctggtggctgcagcaggaTACAATGCTAAGGAAAATATGTGAGAACATTAGGAAGAACACTGAGGAATAAGAGGCCCTTGTCAGATCTGAAGGTTTTTAACTTCCTTGACATGGTACCTAAGTACGGAAGGAGTTTCACCACAAAAGTTTTGCCAATTCACATTGGGCAAACTAATGCCCAGTGAccaattaaaaatacttaaaagtagCCCCAAAGAAATGAGGAAGTAATTCAGTGCCTGTCTCCATCACTTCCTCACCGTTTTCTGTCGAAGTAGACACTCTACGAAATCATCATATTCTATCTTGCACTCTTTCTGCGCGCGAATACCACCAATACCATGTGCGCActctatccattctttttcaaaagcATGGCATCGACCTGGAATCTTGAGAGGCTGCTCAGCACTCTGGATTGTCATCCAGCGGTCTAAGTCAAGACCCAGCCTTTTCTGCACATCAAAGAAAGGCATGGCtgaagtggaagaaaaagaaagaatgccgTAAAATTGCAATCAAATGAGAAActtctgagaaaaatgaaataacttagATACAT harbors:
- the NDUFS5 gene encoding NADH dehydrogenase [ubiquinone] iron-sulfur protein 5 — translated: MPFFDVQKRLGLDLDRWMTIQSAEQPLKIPGRCHAFEKEWIECAHGIGGIRAQKECKIEYDDFVECLLRQKTMKRLSAIERQRDKLIKEGKYTPPPQHLGKEDP